In Populus alba chromosome 1, ASM523922v2, whole genome shotgun sequence, a single window of DNA contains:
- the LOC118053977 gene encoding uncharacterized protein — translation MRLSLCLKMKLSPSLLISLFPKRFIKTAPSPPTTPLPTRSNTTSSSPSSFTLQFLVNSCGLPLETALTASKKFHLNEKNIHKTQSLLHFLKSHHFVDTHIADLIKKMPAFLGCKVENNLKPKFEFLAANGVAGNLLPQLILSNPDILWTSLDSTIKPSFKFLKSFLGTNVRIAAALKRCSWLLRVNRNRTMQTNIDLLIKEGLPLDRLAKLIVSNPRSLLSKHDKIVYAVNSVKTLGLETNDTMFIYALGVKMKMTDTTWKKKIEVMKSLGWSEEEIFGTFKRCPQILQYSEKKIRITVEFFINTVDLGPEILLVYPSLFCLSVDKRIRPWYNVINVLKSKNLIKREKKFPSLLLMSEKKFLENYVDKYVDDVPGLWEVYTGTANTKKKGT, via the coding sequence ATGAGGCTCTCTCTGTGTCTCAAAATGAAGCTCTCTCCAAGCCTCCTGATTTCTCTCTTTCCAAAACGCTTTATAAAGACTGCACCTTCACCTCCCACAACTCCACTACCCACCAGAAGTAATACCACCTCATCTTCTCCATCATCGTTTACACTTCAATTTCTTGTTAACTCATGTGGGCTTCCTTTAGAAACTGCTCTTACTGCATCCAAGAAGTTCCATCTCAACGAGAAGAACATCCACAAGACTCAATCTTTGCTCCATTTCTTGAAATCTCACCACTTTGTAGACACCCATATCGCCGATCTGATAAAAAAGATGCCCGCTTTCCTTGGTTGTAAAGTAGAAAACAATCTAAAGCCCAAGTTCGAGTTCCTCGCCGCAAATGGCGTTGCTGGTAACCTCCTTCCCCAACTTATCCTATCAAATCCTGATATTTTGTGGACGTCCTTGGATTCTACTATCAAACcatcttttaagtttttgaagtCTTTTCTTGGTACCAATGTGAGAATTGCAGCGGCTCTTAAGCGTTGTTCATGGTTGTTGAGAGTTAATCGGAACAGAACTATGCAAACAaatattgatttgttgattaaAGAAGGATTGCCTCTTGACCGgcttgcaaaactcattgtctcGAATCCAAGATCTCTGCTATCTAAGCATGATAAGATAGTTTATGCAGTGAATTCTGTTAAGACTCTGGGCCTTGAAACAAACGATACTATGTTCATATATGCTCTTGGGGTGAAGATGAAAATGACTGACACgacttggaagaagaaaattgagGTGATGAAGAGTTTGGGTTGGAGTGAAGAGGAGATTTTCGGCACTTTCAAGCGATGCCCTCAAATATTGCAATACTCGGAGAAGAAAATCAGGATTACCGTGGAATTTTTTATCAATACCGTTGATTTGGGACCAGAAATTCTACTGGTCTATCCTTCTTTGTTTTGCCTCTCAGTTGATAAGAGGATTCGTCCATGGTATAATGTTATTAATGTTTTGAAGTCAAAGAACTtgattaaaagagaaaagaagtttCCTTCTTTGCTACTGATGAGTGAGAAGAAATTCTTGGAGAATTATGTTGATAAGTATGTGGATGATGTCCCTGGTTTATGGGAGGTGTATACGGGCACTGCCAACACAAAGAAGAAAGGCACTTGA